The following proteins come from a genomic window of Campylobacter coli 76339:
- a CDS encoding Ferric siderophore transport system, biopolymer transport protein ExbD has product MIKTEMAHKEEELSEINITPFIDIMLVLLIVFMVVTPLITSSIKIELPKSSQQAEDKLKNPIILYLNTDNTLAINDDKLSLENLSGALDIKTKGNKEEIIYFHIDKSVKYEDIMQVMQKLKENGYGKIALSSKKVD; this is encoded by the coding sequence ATGATAAAAACTGAAATGGCTCACAAAGAAGAGGAGTTAAGTGAGATCAATATAACTCCTTTTATAGATATTATGCTTGTATTATTGATTGTTTTTATGGTTGTTACTCCTCTTATTACAAGTTCTATTAAGATAGAACTACCTAAGAGTTCGCAGCAAGCAGAGGATAAACTTAAAAATCCCATTATACTTTATTTAAATACTGATAATACTTTGGCTATTAATGATGATAAATTAAGCCTAGAAAATCTTTCAGGTGCTTTAGATATAAAAACCAAAGGCAATAAAGAAGAAATTATTTATTTTCATATCGATAAAAGCGTAAAGTATGAAGATATTATGCAAGTAATGCAAAAATTAAAAGAGAATGGCTATGGAAAAATAGCTCTTTCAAGCAAAAAGGTGGATTAG
- a CDS encoding Ferric siderophore transport system, biopolymer transport protein ExbB yields MLKKIFLFCFLLLNLNAEVNVTDTNLSFDSPKIEAEAPKIELSLSSLYQNADEVVKGVIYILVLFSILAWTVFISKLMQFYFMKKNLDLSIQKIKELKNLNELDQTKDFASVLSLEIQDELEKSEYKNDHIKERIELRLQNTISKQITASKNGLSLLASIGASAPFIGLFGTVWGIMNAFIGIANLGNASLAVVAPGIAEALFATAFGLVAAIPAVLFYNYLTRKNLKLMHHLDELANFVYILFHRSYFNDKN; encoded by the coding sequence ATGTTAAAAAAAATATTTTTATTTTGTTTTTTATTGTTAAATTTAAATGCTGAAGTAAATGTAACAGATACGAATTTATCTTTTGATTCTCCTAAGATAGAAGCTGAAGCACCTAAAATAGAACTTTCTCTTTCTAGTCTTTATCAAAATGCTGATGAGGTGGTAAAAGGTGTTATTTACATATTGGTTTTATTTTCCATTTTAGCATGGACAGTTTTTATTTCTAAGCTTATGCAATTTTATTTTATGAAGAAAAATCTAGACTTGTCTATACAAAAGATAAAAGAATTAAAAAATCTTAATGAATTAGATCAGACAAAGGATTTTGCAAGTGTTTTATCTTTAGAAATTCAAGATGAACTTGAAAAAAGTGAATATAAAAATGATCATATAAAAGAGCGCATAGAATTGCGTTTACAAAATACCATTTCAAAACAAATTACAGCAAGTAAAAATGGTTTGAGTTTGCTTGCGAGTATAGGTGCTAGTGCACCTTTTATAGGGCTTTTTGGAACAGTTTGGGGGATTATGAATGCATTTATAGGTATAGCCAATCTTGGCAATGCTTCTTTAGCAGTTGTTGCACCTGGTATAGCTGAAGCCTTGTTTGCTACAGCTTTTGGCTTGGTAGCTGCTATCCCTGCGGTGCTTTTTTATAATTATCTTACAAGAAAAAATTTAAAACTTATGCACCATTTAGATGAACTTGCAAATTTTGTCTATATACTTTTTCATAGGAGTTATTTTAATGATAAAAACTGA
- a CDS encoding Putative outer membrane siderophore receptor, whose protein sequence is MKKLSLFCAVGLCFASFAFSEELEFDSLEISGSKIKNDEKPFVTPGATSTREGIGSDTQSIDSIVRSIPGTYTNTDQAQGTVQVNIRGMSGFGRVNTMIDGVTQTFYGSASDDPAGFHSQTGTSAFGAVIDTNFLIGVDVTRGTFEGVGGANALMGSANFKTIGINDIVHDGNIFGFLGRFSYGSNGIGPSYMSAVAGKTELENNGYVGALFGYSAKRITQNYTVGGGGKIGSSMVDTDGDGIADTNTAPFDPDFLTQKPNSQLFKLEYVPNSFTNTIFSYRRYQNELAGRKIHNENYQLDFWYNPNEWLNVNTLIAYNQGIQTYGSKSTFAANDAIANTKAKNTATTFDISDTLEGEWHGFNLNTRFGANILLNDYKNTLNTSIQGVNSIPFQPRGKQNLFTYYLDNSLNYGIFTLDTNVNLLDWNIKGHRPACDEVNFMCFPKAATDIDKNGLRLNASVMLSAAIHELFTPFVSFARTNRAPNVQEMFFSNNEGNGINPFLKPEQANTWQIGFNSFKHGLLKDDDRFGFKAVYYHTKIKDYIYNEQFYLEDPSKDPPSSQFYIHLNSADDTIFKGVELELSYDLGFAYAKAMYSRQDTSSTISQTSGPLLGSFSASKIMELPKDYANVELGFRLNDKISFGGIAKYTGKAKRVNPNTDDWNKDPNNPYYPKPTTQDLPKIPIIVDLYWNIEWFKNLTMRAEVQNLFDKNYMDALNAYNSLDNQLQYNGAGDPIYLFSNSARGRTFVVSFEYKY, encoded by the coding sequence ATGAAAAAATTAAGTTTATTTTGTGCTGTAGGTTTATGTTTTGCTAGTTTTGCTTTTTCTGAAGAATTAGAATTTGACAGTCTTGAAATTTCAGGTTCAAAAATCAAAAACGATGAAAAACCTTTTGTAACTCCTGGAGCAACAAGCACAAGAGAGGGTATAGGTTCAGATACACAAAGTATAGATTCTATAGTGCGTAGTATACCTGGAACCTACACAAACACAGATCAAGCTCAAGGTACAGTTCAGGTAAATATTCGCGGTATGAGTGGTTTTGGGCGTGTTAATACCATGATTGACGGTGTCACTCAAACTTTTTATGGTAGTGCATCAGATGATCCAGCTGGATTCCATTCACAAACGGGAACTTCAGCTTTTGGAGCTGTTATTGATACAAATTTCTTAATCGGAGTTGATGTTACAAGGGGAACTTTTGAAGGAGTAGGTGGAGCAAATGCCTTGATGGGATCAGCAAATTTTAAAACCATAGGCATAAATGATATTGTACATGATGGCAATATCTTTGGATTTTTAGGACGATTTTCTTATGGAAGTAATGGAATCGGACCAAGTTATATGAGTGCAGTGGCTGGAAAGACTGAACTTGAAAATAATGGATATGTGGGCGCGCTTTTTGGTTATAGTGCAAAGAGAATTACTCAAAATTACACCGTAGGCGGAGGCGGTAAGATAGGTAGCAGTATGGTTGATACTGATGGAGATGGTATAGCTGATACCAATACCGCTCCTTTTGATCCAGATTTTTTAACCCAAAAACCAAACTCTCAACTTTTTAAACTCGAATATGTCCCAAATTCTTTTACAAACACTATATTTTCTTATCGTAGATATCAAAATGAACTTGCCGGTAGAAAAATACACAATGAGAATTATCAACTTGATTTTTGGTACAACCCTAATGAGTGGCTTAATGTAAATACGCTTATTGCCTACAATCAAGGCATACAAACCTATGGATCAAAATCTACTTTTGCGGCAAACGATGCCATAGCTAACACAAAGGCAAAAAATACTGCCACTACTTTTGATATAAGTGATACTTTAGAGGGTGAATGGCATGGATTTAATTTAAACACACGCTTTGGAGCAAATATTTTGCTTAATGATTATAAAAATACCTTAAATACATCAATTCAAGGAGTAAATTCTATACCTTTTCAGCCTCGTGGAAAACAAAATCTTTTTACTTATTATCTTGATAATAGTCTAAATTATGGTATCTTTACACTTGATACCAATGTGAATCTTTTAGATTGGAATATCAAAGGACACAGACCTGCTTGCGATGAAGTAAATTTTATGTGTTTTCCAAAAGCAGCGACAGATATAGATAAAAATGGACTTCGCCTAAATGCTTCTGTCATGCTTTCAGCTGCCATACACGAGCTTTTTACACCCTTTGTAAGTTTTGCAAGAACAAATAGAGCCCCTAATGTGCAAGAAATGTTTTTCTCAAATAACGAAGGTAATGGTATCAATCCTTTCTTAAAGCCAGAACAAGCCAATACTTGGCAAATAGGTTTTAATTCTTTTAAACATGGACTTTTAAAAGATGATGATCGTTTTGGTTTTAAAGCCGTGTATTATCATACAAAAATAAAAGATTATATTTATAATGAACAATTTTATCTTGAAGATCCAAGCAAAGATCCTCCAAGCTCGCAATTTTATATACACTTAAATTCAGCTGATGATACCATATTTAAGGGTGTGGAATTAGAATTAAGCTATGACTTGGGTTTTGCTTATGCTAAAGCTATGTATTCAAGACAAGATACAAGTTCGACTATTTCTCAAACTTCAGGACCTCTTCTTGGCTCTTTTTCGGCAAGTAAAATCATGGAGCTTCCAAAAGATTATGCAAATGTAGAGCTTGGCTTTAGGTTAAATGACAAAATAAGCTTTGGTGGTATAGCAAAATACACGGGCAAAGCAAAAAGGGTAAATCCAAATACAGATGATTGGAACAAGGATCCAAACAATCCTTATTATCCTAAACCAACCACACAAGACTTACCAAAAATTCCTATTATAGTAGATTTATATTGGAATATAGAATGGTTTAAAAACCTCACAATGAGAGCAGAGGTACAAAATTTATTTGATAAAAACTACATGGATGCCTTAAACGCTTATAATTCCTTAGATAATCAGCTTCAATATAATGGAGCAGGCGATCCTATCTATCTTTTTAGCAATTCTGCTCGTGGTCGCACCTTTGTAGTAAGTTTTGAATATAAATATTAA
- a CDS encoding Putative lipoprotein, similar to CjrA of Escherichia coli O164, with translation MKFHIVLSTLLISIMFNACAVLQKPSPLQENKDFYILDTHTQKKISFEDMILELLKADVILLGEKHDEVKHKISQVMIFNALEGNLSSQNISFDVALEMLASTEQNHLDKAFKNKKNIKTNELANALNWDKSWKWKDYEQFVNAVFYSKAKILGANLSRSEITSIYNGAQPLKGYVSTTDEVKKQIFDIISLSHKLNPQENKELLDKLVEIQQFKDRRMADVLVHHANKVLLLAGNYHTSKRVGIPLHIQDFKSSKKIVVVNLSYGEIDLKDSDYVLIYKGEE, from the coding sequence ATGAAATTTCATATCGTATTGAGCACTTTATTGATAAGTATAATGTTTAATGCTTGTGCTGTTTTGCAAAAACCATCTCCACTTCAAGAAAATAAAGATTTTTATATACTTGATACTCATACTCAAAAAAAGATTTCTTTTGAAGATATGATTTTAGAATTGCTAAAAGCAGATGTGATATTGCTTGGGGAAAAACATGATGAGGTTAAACATAAGATAAGTCAAGTTATGATTTTTAACGCCCTAGAAGGAAATTTAAGTTCTCAAAATATCAGCTTTGATGTAGCTTTAGAAATGCTAGCAAGCACAGAGCAAAATCACTTGGATAAAGCCTTTAAAAATAAAAAAAACATTAAGACTAACGAACTTGCTAATGCGCTAAACTGGGATAAAAGCTGGAAATGGAAAGATTATGAGCAATTTGTCAATGCGGTTTTTTATTCAAAAGCAAAAATATTGGGTGCAAATCTTTCACGCTCAGAAATTACAAGTATTTATAATGGGGCTCAGCCCTTAAAGGGTTATGTTTCAACCACAGATGAGGTAAAAAAACAAATTTTTGACATTATATCCTTAAGCCATAAATTAAATCCTCAAGAAAATAAAGAATTACTAGATAAATTAGTAGAAATTCAGCAATTCAAAGACAGGCGTATGGCGGATGTATTGGTTCATCATGCAAACAAAGTTTTATTGCTAGCTGGAAATTATCATACAAGTAAAAGAGTAGGAATTCCTTTACATATACAAGATTTTAAAAGCAGTAAAAAAATAGTTGTAGTGAATTTAAGCTATGGAGAAATAGATTTAAAAGACAGTGATTATGTTTTGATTTATAAGGGGGAGGAATGA